A stretch of the Fusarium musae strain F31 chromosome 2, whole genome shotgun sequence genome encodes the following:
- a CDS encoding hypothetical protein (EggNog:ENOG41), whose protein sequence is MTATPSKAPAVPPARPPGPRPKSVAFDTESPTSADMASPTRRPLRSNATDPLSDRATSLLIRRTLCSPQLGEKSRDSQVPIDELLPPLTSRNDVDLQLYALLAIVMREFVQSWYSKITTDEHFVSEILHIIAHCSRALEQRFRKVDLESLVLDEMPDLLDKHITSYRISHSPITRQPVEVDPREAYHAMCPLPHLAPVPHPDYPDTISDQKENEALYRQLLVQGVLAILLPTEDLENPCLTSLVEQIFSELIIGNVIANKAAQPWILYEGICITARVLRQRKDQGVVVTETQNDAGGPKVDVKGRRSWSVRSVFLAVIQLGMLVVASLRFITTALVMASSLPARATPLDEKEALLDHDKSPPRSFDPVKAPILSCRVWTCLGNLFELSLRMPWLDGFLSLLQYGAVNGPGRIAGHDGPIDR, encoded by the exons ATGACCGCTACTCCCTCTAAGGCTCCTGCCGTGCCTCCTGCCCGTCCGCCAGGCCCACGCCCCAAATCGGTTGCCTTTGATACCGAGTCGCCGACCTCTGCCGATATGGCCTCTCCTACTCGCCGCCCTTTACGCTCTAATGCTACCGATCCCTTGTCCGACCGAGCGACTTCGCTTCTGATACGTCGTACCCTCTGCTCCCCTCAGTTGGGGGAGAAGAGCCGCGATTCGCAAGTGCCTATAGACGAGCTACTTCCACCATTGACTAGTCGCAACGATGTCGACCTTCAGTTGTACGCCCTGCTCGCTATTGTCATGAGAGAATTCGTGCAGAGCTGGTATAGCAAAATCACTACGGATGAACACTTTGTATCAGAGATATTGCACATTATCGCCCACTGTTCCCGAGCCTTGGAACAGCGGTTCCGTAAGGTTGATCTAGAGAGCCTAGTATTGGATGAGATGCCTGACTTGCTGGACAAGCACATAACAT CATACCGTATCTCTCATAGCCCTATCACCAGACAGCCTGTTGAGGTCGATCCTCGAGAGGCCTACCATGCCATGTGCCCTCTGCCACACCTCGCACCAGTCCCCCACCCAGATTACCCAGACACGATATCCGACCAGAAGGAGAATGAAGCACTGTATCGCCAATTGCTGGTTCAGGGCGTCCTCGCGATCCTATTGCCCACGGAAGACCTCGAGAACCCTTGTCTTACGTCTCTCGTTGAACAGATCTTTTCAGAGCTTATAATTGGTAACGTCATAGCCAATAAGGCCGCTCAGCCATGGATACTGTATGAGGGCATCTGCATCACGGCCAGGGTCTTGCGACAGAGAAAAGACCAAGGGGTAGTGGTTACAGAGACCCAAAACGATGCCGGTGGGCCCAAGGTTGACGTAAAAGGCCGTCGCAGCTGGTCTGTAAGGTCTGTGTTCCTTGCGGTTATTCAGCTTGGGATGCTGGTAGTTGCCTCGCTCCGGTTTATCACGACTGCCCTGGTGATGGCATCGTCCCTCCCTGCTAGGGCCACGCCCttggatgagaaagaagcttTGCTGGATCACGACAAGTCTCCGCCGAGGTCATTCGACCCTGTTAAGGCGCCGATCCTGTCGTGTCGAGTATGGACATGTCTTGGAAATCTGTTTGAGCTCAGCTTGCGCATGCCTTGGCTGGATGGATTTCTATCACTTTTACAGTACGGCGCAGTCAACGGACCTGGACGAATCGCTGGCCACGATGGCCCTATTGACAGGTAA
- a CDS encoding hypothetical protein (BUSCO:EOG09261OKK~EggNog:ENOG41), translating to MTNKSSPSPLRLSQDNLFHPFSKSPVPEFRQRAAFMRQHAYCPHPDHQQTKLPTIAPKPEDLEAAKGTQPPQHVNFECPDCGLPVYCCEEHWMDDYEKHLEVCDTLRQINEDDHDLRSGRVFEEGNLPDLQMEHAAINMTNWDTFMYTREFDAVNSDRQMRQITRLLTYPVTIGSILHELSPYSIKAGERMTTEGLKSFSALRYNLHPPKSGRGTGVGELKPEAPAVRIFILGARAESSLPRPAWVQLAHMFPEARLHLIFVGPESMANRDDEFPLPERTPSNPFGAVVEDRVWYKMKISTIVDYYHTVHQTQHFAPYDPYFDCFVLFHPGLGHPASSHEWEETLPLLLETKIPVISTGYTQFDMERDVEWVNKKSKGEFDILLQPGENVFRSLRWDLNDMDPQDVSCGNWGVWAFRGKRYETATRDA from the exons ATGACCAATAAGTCGTCTCCATCACCATTGCGCCTGAGCCAAGACAACCTCTTTCACCCGTTTTCAAAGTCGCCAGTACCAGAGTTCCGGCAACGAGCTGCTTTTATGCGACAGCATGCCTACTGCCCTCACCCCGACCACCAGCAAACGAAGCTTCCTACCATTGCGCCGAAACCTGAGGACCTCGAGGCTGCGAAAGGCACCCAGCCGCCCCAGCATGTCAATTTCGAATGCCCAGACTGTGGCTTACCAGTTTATTGCTGCGAGGAGCATTGGATGGATGATTACGAAAAGCACTTGGAAGTTTGCGACACTCTTAGACAAATCAACGAAGATGACCACGATTTGCGCTCAGGGCGAGTATTCGAAGAAGGCAACCTCCCAGATCTTCAGATGGAACATGCAGCGATCAACATGACAAACTGGGATACTTTCATGTATACAAGAGAGTTCGATGCTGTCAACTCTGATCGTCAGATGAGACAGATTACCCGGCTCTTGACTTATCCCGTAACCATTGGCAGTATTCTCCATGAGCTTAGCCCTTACAGCATCAAGGCTGGAGAGCGAATGACCACAGAGGGACTGAAGAGTTTCAGCG CATTGAGATACAACTTGCATCCTCCTAAGTCAGGTCGAGGAACTGGCGTTGGTGAACTGAAACCCGAGGCACCAGCTGTTAGAATTTTCATTCTGGGAGCACGTGCTGAATCTTCTCTCCCTCGACCTGCCTGGGTTCAGCTGGCACATATGTTCCCCGAAGCCAGGCTACACCTCATCTTTGTTGGGCCTGAAAGCATGGCCAACCGTGACGACGAGTTTCCGTTGCCAGAACGTACCCCTTCAAACCCCTTTGGAGCCGTGGTAGAGGATCGCGTCTGGTACAAGATGAAGATAAGTACAATTGTGGATTACTACCACACAGTCCACCAGACGCAACACTTTGCACCATACGATCCTTACTTCGACTGCTTTGTGTTATTTCACCCTGGTTTGGGTCATCCTGCAAGCAGCCACGAGTGGGAAGAAACCCTaccccttctccttgagacTAAGATCCCTGTTATCAGTACAGGCTATACCCAGTTTGACATGGAACGCGACGTCGAGTGGGTGAACAAGAAGTCGAAGGGCGAATTTGATATTCTTCTGCAGCCTGGAGAGAATGTTTTCAGGAGTCTTCGATGGGATCTGAACGACATGGACCCCCAGGATGTCAGCTGTGGTAACTGGGGGGTGTGGGCATTCCGTGGCAAGAG ATATGAGACGGCCACAAGGGACGCCTGA
- the MSP5_2 gene encoding Pre-mRNA-splicing factor rse1 (EggNog:ENOG41~BUSCO:EOG092607OQ) — MATTSNMFLYSLTVQPPTNVTQAVLGQFAGTREQLIITAAGSQLSLLRPDPSQGKVITLLSHDVFGIIRSLAAFRLAGSNKDYLIIASDSGRITIIEYLPAQNRFHRLHLETFGKSGVRRVIPGEYLACDPKGRACLIASTEKNKLVYVLNRNSQAELTISSPLEAHKPGVLVISMVALDVGYSNPVFAALEIDYSEIDQDSTGQAMEELDTQLVYYELDLGLNHVVRKWSDPVDPTASILFQVPGGNDGPSGVLVCGEENITYRHSNQEAFRVAIPRRRGATEDPNRKRTIVSGIMHKLKGSAGAFFFLLQTDDGDLFKLSIDMIEDEEGNPTGEVKRLKIKYFDTVPVASSLCILKSGFLYVASQFGNYSFYQFEKLGDDDEELEFYSDDFPADPRATYEPVYFHPRPTENLALVESIPAMNPLLDCKVANLTGEDAPQIYTICGNGPRSSFRMIKHGLEVNEIVASELPGIPSAVWTLKLNRSEQYDAYIVLSFTNGTLVLSIGETVEEVSDSGFLTSVPTLAAQLLGDDGLIQVHPKGIRHVRNGHVNEWAAPQHRSIVAATANAHQVAVALSSGEIVYFEMDADGSLAEYDEKKEMSGTVTCLSLGDVPEGRLRSSFLAVGCDDCTVRILSLDPESTLENKSVQALTAAPTSLAIIAMDDSSSGGSTLYLHIGLHSGVYLRTVLDEVTGELTDTRQKFLGPKEVRLFQVTVQGKTCVLGLSSRPWLGYADPITKGFVVTPLNYVDLEWGWNFSSEQCEEGIVGIQGQSLRIFNIDRLGDTLIQKSIPLTYTPKKLVKHPDQPLFYTIEADNNTLPPELRAQLLADPKIVNGDSRVLPPEDFGYPKGTRRWASCINVIDPLSEEGQVVQTIDLENNEAAVSAAIVSFSSQDNESFLVVGTGKDMVVNPRSYSEGYLHIYRFQDGGRELEFIHKTKIEEPPLALLAFQGRVAVAVGTQLRIYDLGMRQMLRKSQAEVAAQQIVSLNTQGSRIIVGDVQQGVTYVVYKPASNKLIPFVDDTIARWTTCTTMVDYESVAGGDKFGNMFIVRCPEKASEEADEEQTGLHLINAREYLHGTPHRVSLMCHFYTQDIPTSITKTSLVVGGQEILLWSGIMGTIGVFIPFVSREDADFFQNLEQHLRTEDPPLAGRDHLMYRGYYAPVKGVIDGDLCERYNLLPNDKKLMIAGELDRSVREIERKISDIRTRSAF, encoded by the exons ATGGCGACCACGTCGAACATGTTCTTGTACTCGCTGACGGTTCAGCCGCCGACAAACGTTACGCAAGCGGTCCTGGGCCAGTTCGCAGGCACTAGAGAACAGCTTATCATCACTGCTGCTGGCTCGCAGCTCTCCCTCCTACGACCCGATCCATCCCAGGGAAAGGTAATTACCCTCTTATCACATGATGTCTTTGGCATCATCCGTTCCCTCGCCGCTTTTCGGTTAGCTGGTAGCAATAAGG ACTACTTGATCATTGCGTCCGACTCTGGTCGTATCACAATCATTGAGTACCTCCCTGCACAGAACCGCTTTCACCGTTTACATCTCGAAACTTTTGGCAAATCCGGTGTACGGAGAGTCATCCCTGGCGAGTATCTAGCCTGCGACCCTAAAGGTAGAGCATGCTTGATCGCTTCAACTGAGAAGAACAAACTTGTCTATGTTCTCAACCGTAACTCACAAGCCGAGCTCACAATCTCGTCACCGCTTGAGGCCCACAAACCTGGCGTCCTGGTCATCTCTATGGTTGCGCTTGATGTTGGCTACTCGAACCCGGTATTTGCCGCGCTCGAGATTGACTACTCCGAGATTGATCAAGACTCGACCGGCCAGGCAATGGAAGAGTTGGACACTCAACTGGTCTATTACGAGCTTGATTTAGGACTCAACCACGTTGTGCGTAAGTGGTCAGACCCTGTTGACCCAACAGCCTCAATTCTGTTCCAGGTCCCTGGTGGAAATGATGGACCTAGTGGTGTGCTCGTGTGCGGTGAAGAAAATATTACATATCGACACTCAAATCAGGAAGCATTCCGTGTTGCCATCCCTCGTCGACGCGGTGCCACTGAGGATCCGAACCGCAAGCGTACGATCGTGTCTGGTATCATGCACAAGCTGAAAGGCAGTGCAGGTGCgtttttcttcctccttcaaaCAGATGACGGCGATCTCTTCAAACTCTCGATCGATAtgattgaggatgaggaaggcAATCCCACTGGAGAAGTCAAAAGACTCAAGATCAAGTATTTTGACACTGTTCCGGTTGCCTCAAGtctctgcatcttgaagagcGGTTTCCTCTACGTTGCTTCTCAGTTTGGCAATTACTCATTCTACCAATTTGAAAAGCTcggtgatgacgacgaggaacTAGAGTTTTATAGTGATGACTTCCCAGCGGATCCCAGGGCTACTTACGAACCAGTTTACTTTCACCCTCGGCCAACTGAAAACTTGGCCCTGGTAGAGAGCATCCCTGCCATGAACCCCCTCCTAGATTGCAAGGTCGCAAATCTCACTGGAGAAGACGCACCTCAAATCTATACCATTTGTGGCAATGGTCCCCGAAGTAGCTTCAGGATGATCAAGCATGGCTTGGAAGTCAACGAGATTGTTGCCTCTGAATTGCCTGGAATTCCTTCTGCTGTTTGGACGCTGAAACTGAATCGTTCAGAACAGTACGATGCTTACATCGTACTGTCATTTACGAACGGTACGCTAGTTCTCAGTATTGGcgagactgttgaggaaGTCAGTGACTCCGGTTTTCTCACAAGCGTTCCAACGCTGGCTGCCCAGCTCCTAGGTGACGATGGACTGATCCAGGTTCATCCCAAGGGCATTCGACATGTGCGTAATGGTCATGTCAATGAGTGGGCTGCCCCTCAACATCGCTCCATTGTTGCTGCTACAGCCAATGCTCATCAAGTCGCTGTCGCTCTCAGCTCTGGTGAGATAGTTTACTTTGAGATGGATGCGGACGGCTCACTGGCTGAGTatgatgaaaagaaggagatgtcCGGTACTGTTACTTGCCTAAGTCTGGGTGACGTCCCCGAGGGACGATTAAGAAGTTCGTTCTTAGCCGTCGGTTGTGACGATTGCACTGTCCGCATACTCAGCCTGGATCCAGAATCGACTTTGGAAAATAAGTCAGTTCAGGCTCTTACCGCCGCGCCAACATCGCTGGCAATTATCGCAATGGATGACTCGTCGTCGGGCGGTTCTACCCTCTATCTCCACATCGGTCTACACTCCGGTGTCTATCTCAGGACAGTTCTTGACGAAGTCACTGGTGAGTTGACAGACACGCGCCAAAAATTCCTCGGTCCCAAAGAAGTTCGACTTTTTCAAGTCACAGTTCAAGGCAAGACGTGCGTGCTTGGTCTAAGCTCCAGGCCTTGGCTTGGTTACGCAGACCCGATCACAAAAGGTTTTGTAGTGACGCCCCTAAACTATGTCGACCTTGAGTGGGGTTGGAACTTCAGTAGTGAGCAGTGCGAAGAAGGCATTGTTGGTATACAAGGTCAATCGTTACG AATTTTTAATATCGATCGGCTTGGCGATACACTCATCCAGAAATCAATTCCTCTAACTTATACCCCGAAGAAACTCGTAAAGCACCCTGACCAGCCCCTCTTCTACACTATCGAGGCAGACAACAACACTTTACCACCTGAGTTACGTGCACAACTTTTGGCAGACCCTAAAATCGTCAACGGTGATTCTAGAGTGCTCCCACCTGAAGATTTTGGCTATCCCAAAGGTACACGTCGATGGGCATCTTGCATCAATGTGATAGATCCGCTTTCCGAGGAAGGACAGGTTGTGCAAACGATTGATCTAGAGAACAATGAAGCGGCAGTCAGTGCAGCAATCGTGTCTTTTTCAAGCCAAGATAACGAGAGCTTTTTAGTGGTTGGCACCGGCAAAGACATGGTCGTCAATCCTCGCAGCTACAGCGAAGGATATCTACACATTTATCGATTTCAAGATGGGGGCCGAGAGCTTGAGTTCATTCACAAGACCAAGATTGAAGAACCACCTCTAGCTCTTTTGGCTTTTCAAGGAAGAGTGGCTGTTGCAGTTGGAACACAGTTGCGTATATATGATCTCGGCATGAGACAGATGCTCCGCAAATCTCAGGCTGAAGTAGCAGCGCAGCAAATCGTGTCGCTGAACACCCAAGGCAGTCGAAttattgttggtgatgtccaACAGGGCGTAACCTACGTGGTATACAAACCTGCATCGAACAAACTCATTCCATTTGTTGATGATACCATCGCAAGGTGGACCACATGCACAACCATGGTAGATTACGAGTCGGTGGCGGGCGGCGACAAGTTCGGAAATATGTTCATTGTCCGCTGCCCTGAGAAGGCTAGTGAAGAGGCTGACGAGGAGCAAACGGGCTTGCATCTTATTAATGCGCGAGAATATCTTCACGGCACACCTCACAGAGTGAGTCTGATGTGCCATTTCTATACACAGGATATACCAACCAGTATCACCAAAACGAGTCTGGTAGTTGGTGGGCAGGAAATTTTACTATGGAGCGGTATCATGGGCACTATCGGAGTTTTCATACCATTTGTCAGCCGTGAAGATGCGGACTTCTTCCAGAATCTCGAACAACACCTAAGGACAGAGGACCCCCCGCTAGCCGGACGAGATCATCTTATGTATCGCGGCTATTATGCTCCTGTCAAGGGGGTCATTGATGGCGATCTATGCGAGCGGTACAACCTCTTGCCCAACGACAAGAAGCTTATGATTGCCGGCGAATTGGACCGGTCGGTCCGAGAGATAGAACGGAAAATTTCT GATATTCGTACACGGTCTGCATTCTGA
- a CDS encoding hypothetical protein (EggNog:ENOG41) produces MSKPLAFGLNLSKKPGASKPPPPKRRPMFGDDDDSDNEGTVREGKAEEIGEFDNLSSAQTAKANITKLGKPKSGPPTQPPKLKSKGQPNIVFGDLSSSLASRRNAEAATEVDASVYEYDSVYDSLKPKKLVTKEDQEKQPKYMKNILQAADVRKRDALIAEEKKLAREREAEGEEFADKEKFVTEAYRKQQEENKRLEEEERRREEEEAKKNKGGGMSAFYRKLLDKDEQRHSDAVRAAEEKAKHGAPEDENADDYEQEKEKTEADIAKELNEKGAAVAINEDGQVVDKRQLLRGGLNVGVKKKESVQREAERQAERPRKDVANHHFGRKQAQRERQSRMIEQQLEQSMKRSRDDEAAQREEVERASKSRKTEGEISSAKERYLARKRAAEEAKKAAGGT; encoded by the coding sequence ATGAGCAAACCATTGGCCTTCGGCCTCAACCTTAGCAAGAAGCCAGGCGCGTCGAAGCCCCCTCCACCAAAACGAAGACCGATGtttggtgacgatgatgattccGACAACGAAGGCACAGTCAGGGAGGGCAAAGCTGAAGAAATTGGAGAGTTCGATAACCTTAGTAGCGCTCAAACCGCAAaagccaacatcaccaaatTAGGCAAACCGAAGAGTGGTCCTCCGACTCAACCCCCGAAGCTCAAATCCAAGGGCCAGCCAAACATAGTGTTTGGTGATCTCTCTAGCTCTCTGGCGTCACGAAGAAACGCTGAGGCTGCCACGGAAGTCGATGCTAGCGTCTACGAGTACGATTCTGTTTACGATTCTCTCAAACCAAAGAAACTGGTCACGAAGGAGGATCAAGAAAAACAGCCAAAATATATGAAAAACATCCTGCAGGCAGCCGACGTACGGAAGCGCGACGCATTGATtgcagaggagaagaaattgGCGCGGGAACGAGAGGCCGAAGGAGAGGAATTCGCCGACAAGGAAAAGTTTGTCACGGAAGCATATCGTAAACAACAGGAGGAGAATAAGAGgctcgaagaggaggagaggagacgggaagaggaagaggcaaagaagaacaagggtgGTGGCATGTCTGCCTTCTACAGAAAGCTCCTCGATAAAGATGAGCAAAGGCATTCGGACGCTGTCAGGGCGGCTGAGGAAAAGGCTAAGCACGGCGCACCCGAGGACGAGAATGCAGACGACTACGagcaagagaaagagaagacagaGGCCGATATCGCCAAAGAGCTTAACGAGAAGGGTGCCGCAGTTGCCATCAACGAAGACGGTCAAGTAGTGGACAAGCGCCAGCTTCTCAGGGGTGGTTTAAACGTTGGCgtaaagaagaaagaatcAGTCCAACGCGAGGCGGAACGACAAGCTGAGCGGCCGCGGAAGGATGTGGCAAATCATCACTTTGGAAGAAAACAAGCTCAACGAGAACGACAGTCACGCATGATcgagcagcagcttgagcaATCAATGAAGCGATCACGGGATGACGAAGCGGCACAAAGGGAAGAAGTCGAGCGAGCTTCGAAGAGCCGGAAGACAGAGGGCGAGATCTCAAGTGCGAAGGAACGATACCTAGCTCGAAAACGAGCGGCCGAGGAAgcgaagaaggctgctggGGGAACTTAG
- the TIM13 gene encoding protein translocase subunit (BUSCO:EOG09265PJ3), whose amino-acid sequence MDSTQVKAAVIKQVQQEANLVNARTLIEKLQETCFEKCVPKPGTSLSSGETTCMTSCMEKYMAAWNMVNAAYIARLRQESASLQN is encoded by the exons ATGGATTCCACACAAGTCAAGGCTGCTGTCATCAAGCAGGTCCAGCAGGAGGCCAACTTGGTTAACGCCCGTACTCTCATTGAG AAACTCCAAGAAACTTGCTTTGAGAAGTGCGTCCCCAAGCCCGGAACTTCTCTATCGAGCGGCGAGACGACTTGCATGACCAGCTGCATGGAGAAGTACATGGCCGCTTGGAACATGGTCAACGCAGCATACATTGCCCGATTAAGGCAGGAGTCTGCTAGCTTGCAAAATTGA
- a CDS encoding hypothetical protein (EggNog:ENOG41~BUSCO:EOG092628SP), which yields MRLPSLSAALLGALAWTARADDLDDNIRSISPYLDSDMQSRWYDFGGDTIIRTDSYIRLTSDRPSQSGWMYSRVPLTATNWQVEVEFKISGKNQLYGDGFAMWITRQRAQQGTVFGGPDNFEGLGVFIDTYKNNRPGVVFPYVMAMYGDGKTSYDKSNDGKHTELAGCSARGIRHASVPTKMRLTYFQDKQLKLELQYKVEDEWQTCFDLEDPPAIPNIAYVGFTAETGELSDNHDIISVAAKNLYTQPGTSNTGKSSGTKNKGRKGTGKTTNGNKQGGSWTWFFTKIILFIIVAGGAYVGYTAYRARAKSHRF from the exons ATGCGGTTGCCCTCACTATCAGCAGCGCTCCTTGGTGCGCTCGCATGGACTGCCCGcgctgatgatcttgatgataACATCAGGAGTATTTCG CCCTACCTGGACTCGGACATGCAAAGCCGCTGGTACGACTTCGGCGGAGATACCATTATTCGAACCGATTC GTATATTCGACTTACTTCGGATCGTCCATCGCAGTCAGGGTGGATGTACTCACGAGTTCCCCTCACCGCGACAAACTGGCAGGTCGAGGTTGAATTCAAGATCTCGGGCAAGAACCAGCTCTATGGAGACGGCTTTGCTATGTGGATTACCCGCCAACGTGCGCAACAGGGTACTGTCTTTGGAGGACCCGATAACTTCGAAGGCCTCGGAGTCTTCATCGACACTTACAAGAACAACCGTCCCGGCGTTGTCTTCCCCTATGTCATGGCCATGTATGGCGATGGCAAGACCTCTTACGACAAATCCAACGATGGAAAGCACACCGAGCTCGCTGGCTGCTCTGCGCGTGGTATTCGACATGCGAGTGTCCCTACCAAGATGCGCCTCACCTACTTCCAGGACAAACAACTCAAGCTAGAGCTCCAGtacaaggttgaggatgagtgGCAGACATGCTTCGACCTCGAGGATCCCCCAGCCATTCCTAACATTGCCTATGTTGGTTTCACTGCTGAGACTGGTGAGCTCAGCGACAACCACGATATCATTTCGGTGGCGGCCAAGAACCTTTACACTCAGCCTGGCACCAGCAACACTGGTAAGTCATCTGGCACTAAGAATAAGGGACGCAAGGGCACCGGTAAGACCACCAACGGAAACAAGCAGGGTGGTAGCTGGACATGGTTCTTTACCAAAATCATACTGTTCATCATTGTTGCTGGCGGTGCTTATGTTGGCTACACTGCCTACCGAGCCAGGGCCAAATCGCACAGGTTCTAG
- a CDS encoding hypothetical protein (EggNog:ENOG41), giving the protein MVRTLNLPYRGIETTSVVGPFFWSAHDQDEDEPHLQIVHRKSDVLKKGRTRGWEMLLSHSLKTGVTTGFIKGTPSSEVEKSLTHLKACAYQVGHPMLLPIIILTYDLSPENDEKQRKARHWLRRLENAVSLRNEVEEQEQYFQNGFIDIDGLSRDLVECHGNVMWKRPQAYEALVKEMEKAMETFRFAWMTLAPAAEEQNEAERKHRKEIQKLHLSMASRLDFYKVKLKGLENYIHTTLERLKVQREALYNIMSQREARLNLEIAGEQRRIAHASKRDSTAMKTLSLMGALFLPGTYLASVFSMTFFDFGKDADPVISVELWVYFAITVPVTALIVGAWTFIDKRRQEQHKKDDADLEKNIDKMEKEIMFALRKRTMSKANTWNTVSPPPKP; this is encoded by the exons ATGGTTCGGACCTTGAACTTGCCATATCGGGGAATCGAGACGACTTCAGTAGTTGGCCCCTTTTTCTGGTCTGCTCACGAccaggatgaagacgagccTCATTTGC AAATTGTCCACCGTAAATCAGATGTTCTCAAGAAAGGGAGAACACGAGGCTGGGAGATGCTTCTCTCACACTCCCTCAAGACCGGGGTCACCACCGGTTTTATCAAAGGCACTCCCAGCTCAGAAGTTGAAAAGTCCTTGACCCATCTCAAAGCATGTGCTTACCAAGTTGGACACCCCATGTTactccccatcatcatcctcacgTATGATCTGTCCCCCGAAAATGACGAGAAACAGCGAAAGGCTCGGCACTGGCTTCGCCGTCTCGAAAATGCCGTGAGTTTGCGCAATGAAGTTGAGGAGCAGGAACAGTACTTTCAAAATGGATTTATCGATATCGACGGTCTGAGTCGTGATCTGGTTGAGTGTCATGGCAATGTCATGTGGAAACGACCTCAAGCATATGAAGCACTGGTCAAAGAGATGGAAAAGGCCATGGAGACCTTCCGTTTTGCTTGGATGACACTGGCTCCTGCGGCCGAGGAGCAAAACGAAGCCGAAAGAAAGCACCGTAAGGAAATTCAAAAATTGCATCTCAGTATGGCATCTCGTTTGGACTTTTACaaagtcaagctcaagggcttGGAGAACTACATTCATACAACTCTCGAGAGACTCAAGGTTCAGCGGGAAGCG CTCTACAACATCATGTCACAGCGTGAAGCAAGACTGAATCTTGAAATTGCAGGAGAGCAGAGGCGAATAGCCCATGCTAGCAAGCGAGACAGTACGGCTATGAAGACATTGTCGCTCATGGGTGCCCTATTCTTACCTGGAACATATCTCGCATCCGTATTCAGCATGACATTCTTCGACTTCGGAAAAG ATGCCGACCCTGTCATTTCTGTTGAGCTTTGGGTATACTTTGCCATAACGGTTCCCGTAACGGCGCTGATAGTCGGTGCCTGGACGTTCATTGACAAACGCCGCCAAGAGCAGCACAAAAAGGACGACGCAGACCTTGAGAAGAATATCGACAAGATGGAAAAGGAGATCATGTTTGCCCTTAGGAAGCGGACGATGAGTAAAGCCAATACCTGGAACACTGTCAGCCCACCCCCGAAgccatga